From Arachis hypogaea cultivar Tifrunner chromosome 3, arahy.Tifrunner.gnm2.J5K5, whole genome shotgun sequence:
CTCGTTGACAGATACTTTTCGTGATGACCAATATGTTACCATCAGATTCTCAGCTTCCATAGCAAAGTATTTTGCTTTACACACAATGCGCTAAAATATTACTCTAATTCCATCGAAATGAAACCATCTTACTATGATCTCATTAGAATAGCCAATTCTGAATTGGTCTTCTATATCGATATATTCTTAACAATTAGCTATATAAGCCGAGTGCAAATTATGTTCATTTCTGTCAACTTAATACTTTTGCAAGAAGATTCCACCCTCTATTCTTAGACTACATCATCCATGACGCAACTACAATAATGAAGGTTCAAATATTTTTAGTACCTAACACCTAATTATGATATAGTTTGCTCAGTGATTGTTTCCCTTCTCCAACCATTGTTGTGCCAAGAACTGCCAAAGTCTTAGGGATGAATAGACTCTTGCCGAATGCACTTAGATGGTTAGATTGAATAGTTCTTTCAGTATATATATCCTATCCCAAGAACTGCCTAGAactttcttcttcattgtttattCTACTAATCTGTTTAGATGAGGATAAAACTTGAAGGTGATGATAATATGTTATGaggaaacattttttttaaagcgTCCATATTCTATTCTACTGTTAATTTGGACATGATTTATTAACTTTCTGTGTCAATATTTCACTTtcatttaattagttaattatgttgagtattatatataatttgcaTATGACCTTTGTTCTCATCCGTCTTTAATAAAGTTAGATTTTTTTTGGATTATTGTTAGGACTATCGACCCAAAGTGGAGAATTGTTTAGACAAATTACAAACAACACATAATCTCAAGAAGACTATCCCGGAAACACCTATTATACTCAATCACCTAAAGGGGCATCCTCCCTCAGTCAAACCACATAACCACTTAACCACCTATCCTTATCTTTTAAGTTTCAAGACTTATCAGTTATGTGTCTCTGTATTATTTGTATTAGTAGATTTTTTGTTGATTTCCTTAGAATATTCATATAAcatattctttcataaatttctGTATAGAAATTAAATCACAATTATTTCAAGTTACATGGTTCATAGGGCCTTAATTATTAGATGAAGATCATCACAACCCCAAAAAAAGAAAGCAAGTGAAAAATCCACTatgcaaagaaagaaagaaaagacagAAGAAACATTCACTTTACTGCATTAACGTATGTTACCACGAGTATAGAAGTGACTTAGAGGGAGATCCATCATCAGAAGTTGTGGTGACACCGGAGGAGgttgtgtttgagtttgagctgGAGCTCATGGTCTGGTATTGGACATCCCCTGAAGAATTGTCTATGCTGAATGGAGCTAAATTAGAAGACGGGTGAACATAGGTAGGGACAGGCAAACTCAATGGAAGAGTGGGTAATGGAGCTTCAAAGTTAAGCACTTGAATTGCTTGCCTCATTGAAGGCCTGCGTCTATGATCAGGGTGAGCACACCACAGCCCAACAACCATCAAGCATTTCATTTGTTCCTCCACAAAATCTCCATCTAGCCTTTCATCAGCTGCTTCAagaattcttccacttccataGAGACCCCACACCCATTCTACAATATTGATTTCCCTTTCCGGAGCATTATATTTGATGGGTTTCCTTCCACACGCTATCTCCAATGCCACAACTCCAAAACTGTACACATCTGATTCTTTAGTAGCCCTGAATGTGGTATTGCATTCGGGAGCCATGTAGCCCAGAGTACCGGCTAGAGCCGTGGTTTGCGCGCCTTTTGCATGGTCAACAAGCCTTGCTAGCCCAAAATCCCCAAGTTTGGCATTGAACTCTGAATCCAGCATGATGTTGCTTGATTTGATGTCCCTATGGACAACACATTGTTCCCATTCTTCGTGCAAGTATAGCAGTGCGGCCGCCAAGCCTCGAGCTATGTTGTATCTAACTGTCCATCTCAGCAGATTCTGCTTGTTGAAAAGATGAACATCTAAGCTTCCATTAGGCATGTACTCATATACAAGCAAGAGCTTCTTCCTTTTCGGACACCAACCAATCAGTTGCACAAGATTTCGGTGCCTAAGCCGGCTAATGATCTTTACTTCCGATGCGAATTCCTTTATTCCTTGATGAGAATGTTCTGACACCCTCTTGATAGCAACATAGGAGTTGATATCTTTAAGGTACCCTCTATAGACACCTCCAAATCCACCCTGACCAAGCTTGTTCTCATCTTTGAAATTATCCGCTGCACGTGCTAATTCAGCATATGAATACCTTTTAGGCCCGGTTCCCCTTCCAAAATCCTCCCCCATATGCTCCTCAAAATCTTGATCATCTTCCTCTTCATCATCACTTCCTTTCTTCCACAATTTAAACGAAACCAAGCCCAAACCCAAAACCACAACCACCCCGCCCATGGCCAATCCTACTGCTAGTCCTGTGTTGTTggcctctttcttctttttggtaaCTACATGTGGGTAGCTTGGAGACATTGCTGGGGGCTTTACAATGACTTGTAGTTCTTGCAAAGTCGAGTTGAAATCCCATGAAAGAATTTGATGTATAGCAAATGAAGTTCCTGTGGCACCTGAGAATCCAAAGGTAACATGTTCGGGAAGATAAGTTCTCAAGTCCACTATGGCAGATAGATGTTGCAGCAGTGTGGTGCCATTGTTAGAGCCAGTGAAGGTGACACTCAGATTGAGGGAAGTAGCATCGTAACTGATCCAAGCCTGATTGAGCTTCCCTTGCATGATGCTATCCGCAGCGAACCATGTGACGTTAGCTGCAGACCTCATTGAGTTGATGTCAATGCCGACATGTTCTGCTGGTGGATCCCATTCAACATTTGAGAAGATATCAAACTCCACAGCCACAAAAGGGTTTTCAGTTGCGTTGAGTGTCTGATTATTCGGTACGAGACCCAAGGTGCCTCCCCCCGCATTCGGGAGCTTCGAGCCGTTAGGGGCAAGAAAGAATGCGAAGCCATCTGCATAGTTAGTTCGATTCTGGGAGTCAATGATGAAGGAGAAATGGGTTGTGAAGTGTGTGAGATTCCTTGAAGCTTTGTCCCACAGGTGCATGGGTTGGTAGTAAGTGGCACGACCAGTGCTGCTACCCAGGGTAGCGTCTTTCCGGTTTCTTGTGAGTTGGATTGATGGTGTCACTGGTGATGCAGATTGCTCATACACTATGTCCTTGTTGTTGGGATCAAAACTGGTGAAGTTGAATGATAAGGAGGATCCATAAGGGATTATCAATATCAACAAGATGGATAACAGCATCGTTAGCAAGTTTATGTAACGAGTTACTTAGATTCTGGAAACTCAAAACACACATTACCCTTGGAGATTGCAAGCCACCACATTCTTACCTGTTAATAGCCATAGGGCGTTGACGTTGACGAATAACGGTTGTAGTACTACTAATCAACGTGGATCGCATGCCAGCATATTTTTTGTCTTGGTGACCTAACCGGGCCTAGGCCCAAGAGAAAAGAGAATCTAAGGTTGAAGGGGTTACATCTTGGCTAGCTCTATTCTCTAGTGGTGGATTATCTAAGAAGGTGAACCCATATTCGAATTTGAAACTCTGCTTGGGTAGCCAGCCAATCTGCACAACTGTTTCCTTCTGTCAGAATATGCTGGATTCTTGTTTCCCAAGGTGGTTCCTATTAATCATACCAACTGAAGTCCATGGTAAACTCCCCATGCCAGTTGGAGCAGTTGCAGTATATAAACGTATCAAATGAGACCgccttcaaataataataataataataatatggttgCCAGAAAATAGTTAGAATCTTTTACTTATGAGATATGATAATAAAACCACAGGAATTATTTTTCTAGTTCTCAACATGTCCCAGACATTCAAAATTCGCAGTCCTCAACTTCAGTCCTTACTGATTTGAAACCATGTGAGGAGCGGAGAAATAGAAACTCAAAAGCCGACTAGAAAATATGATATATTTATCCAAATCTTCCAACATGTATATAAAAAGAGGTCGGTCCACAACCATGTATACTCATTTCTTTGGACCTATTTTAGGGAGTTTTGAATATCTATAACAAACCGATATTTCACATCCCTATTTATCATTCTCTCAAGAGCTTGATTTGCATACTCTATTGGAACCACTTCTATGCTTGGGTGAATTCCATTTGCGGCACAGAAGTCAATCATCTCTTGTGTCTCTTTTGTGCCACCAGTAACACTCCCCGATATGGTTCTCATACCTGCCAACAAGATTATGCATTTACACCGGTTCCTAACACTGCTTTAAGCTACCAAGATAAGCTTATTTATTTAAGTGAGAGTATGCATAAACAAAATATTGCACCATTCTAACAGAATTTTCTATACTCTGAAAAGCTATACATACCAAGAATAAGGTTAGCAGGGCTGAATTTGACTTCACTAGGGAACCCAACCAGGACCATAGCACCAGATATCTTCAACAGTGCCATGTAAGGATCAAACGGATGATCACCAGAAGCCGCATCAATTATAAAGTCAAAAGACTTAGCCAGTGCCTGCATAGGAAATAATAATTCTCATCCGTGTTGATTTTTTACAGAAAAATGAAGCAGCAGAATTGATAACTCAATAGTGTCTTCATGATCTAAGGAAAAGGTTACTTGATACATGTTCGGTGAAATTCTTACCGCCATTTGCTCTTTATCAGTTGAAACAACAAATTTATCTGCACCGAGTAGGCTCAGGGCCTCTTCTTTCTTGGATACACTGGTGCTGATAACTGTTACATTCAACCCGAATGCCTTTCCAAATTTCACTGCCATATGACCAAGACCACCAAGACCAATCACTGCTAGAGACTTGCCAGGTTGATTCATTTTGTGGCGCATCATGGGACTGTAAACAGTGATTCCAGCACATAGCAGTGGAGCAGCTGAAGCCAATGGGTAATTCTTGGGTATCACATAACAGTACCTGTCAACAGAAGACCAAACATGTATACATCATTGAAAGAGATTTCAGGAAGCCAAAGACAGAATTCAATAATTCATAATAGATATAACAAGTAACTAGCATCTTCTAAATTCACCTTTCATGGACTACTATGTAACTTGAATATCCTCCTTTTGTAATTGTTCCATCAACATCAACGCCATTGAAGGTATAAACTGCTCCCTTCacacaatgaacttcttgtctgtCATTACAATACTCACAATCCCTGCATGAGTTGACATAAGTCCCTACTCCAACATGGTCACCAACTTTGAAACGCTGGACACTAGAACCAACTTTTTCCACAACCCCGGCAATCTCATGTCTGACAAACAAAATATTGCAAAAAGATCAGTCTAAATAAATAGGCTATTCATTTCTATATACAGCAAAATCAGCCAACTTACCCAGGTACTACAGGATATTTGGAGTCACCATGTTTATTCCTAGTCCAAACAACATCAGCATAACAAACCCCACAGTGGGTAATTTTTATGTGAACATCATCATTCCCAAGAGCCCTGAGCAACCATCATTTGCCATGTGATcaagaaatcaagcaaataattaGTTGGTACAACTTCAAACCAAAAGCAAAACCTGATAAACCATCACCCTTCCCcccaataaaatgaaaataaagagcCAAAAAAGAATACAGAGTAAACCCTAAATCTCGTTCCTGACCAGAAAAGAGAgagtggaaaaaagaaaaaactccCCTCAAGATTTCAAAATGACAAATTTATgcttattatttgaaaaaaaaaagataaaaggtgAAAGATGAGTCGTT
This genomic window contains:
- the LOC112791325 gene encoding probable cinnamyl alcohol dehydrogenase 1; its protein translation is MSAEEANKDCLAWAARDSSGVLSPYKFSRRALGNDDVHIKITHCGVCYADVVWTRNKHGDSKYPVVPGHEIAGVVEKVGSSVQRFKVGDHVGVGTYVNSCRDCEYCNDRQEVHCVKGAVYTFNGVDVDGTITKGGYSSYIVVHERYCYVIPKNYPLASAAPLLCAGITVYSPMMRHKMNQPGKSLAVIGLGGLGHMAVKFGKAFGLNVTVISTSVSKKEEALSLLGADKFVVSTDKEQMAALAKSFDFIIDAASGDHPFDPYMALLKISGAMVLVGFPSEVKFSPANLILGMRTISGSVTGGTKETQEMIDFCAANGIHPSIEVVPIEYANQALERMINRDVKYRFVIDIQNSLK
- the LOC112791324 gene encoding L-type lectin-domain containing receptor kinase IX.1-like, which produces MRSTLISSTTTVIRQRQRPMAINSFDPNNKDIVYEQSASPVTPSIQLTRNRKDATLGSSTGRATYYQPMHLWDKASRNLTHFTTHFSFIIDSQNRTNYADGFAFFLAPNGSKLPNAGGGTLGLVPNNQTLNATENPFVAVEFDIFSNVEWDPPAEHVGIDINSMRSAANVTWFAADSIMQGKLNQAWISYDATSLNLSVTFTGSNNGTTLLQHLSAIVDLRTYLPEHVTFGFSGATGTSFAIHQILSWDFNSTLQELQVIVKPPAMSPSYPHVVTKKKKEANNTGLAVGLAMGGVVVVLGLGLVSFKLWKKGSDDEEEDDQDFEEHMGEDFGRGTGPKRYSYAELARAADNFKDENKLGQGGFGGVYRGYLKDINSYVAIKRVSEHSHQGIKEFASEVKIISRLRHRNLVQLIGWCPKRKKLLLVYEYMPNGSLDVHLFNKQNLLRWTVRYNIARGLAAALLYLHEEWEQCVVHRDIKSSNIMLDSEFNAKLGDFGLARLVDHAKGAQTTALAGTLGYMAPECNTTFRATKESDVYSFGVVALEIACGRKPIKYNAPEREINIVEWVWGLYGSGRILEAADERLDGDFVEEQMKCLMVVGLWCAHPDHRRRPSMRQAIQVLNFEAPLPTLPLSLPVPTYVHPSSNLAPFSIDNSSGDVQYQTMSSSSNSNTTSSGVTTTSDDGSPSKSLLYSW